A window of Longispora fulva contains these coding sequences:
- a CDS encoding FadR/GntR family transcriptional regulator has translation MAHADRRKVHVTVTDQAIDAIKAMIARGELAAGDRLPNEEIFAEQLGLSRNSLREAMRALIAMGILVSKQGDGTYVSSLEPHVLLESLAFAADVSSSRGVSHMLQVRRMLEPQATALAAVRVSDADIAALQGCIDRTVEEMGVEDFITLDMEFHRRIIDLVGNPVLSMLLEILAGRTVRTRVLRGTRIADAQEVIRREHQAILDALILRDPQLAAAAAAMHVAGVERWAAEQAALSGGAA, from the coding sequence ATGGCGCACGCGGACAGGAGGAAGGTGCACGTGACAGTCACGGATCAGGCAATCGATGCGATCAAGGCGATGATCGCCAGGGGTGAGCTGGCTGCCGGTGACCGGCTTCCCAACGAGGAGATCTTCGCTGAGCAACTGGGTTTGTCACGCAACTCGCTGAGGGAGGCCATGAGGGCCCTGATCGCGATGGGGATCCTGGTCTCCAAACAGGGGGACGGCACCTACGTCTCGAGCCTGGAGCCGCACGTCCTCCTGGAATCGCTGGCGTTCGCCGCCGATGTGTCCAGCAGCAGGGGTGTGTCGCACATGCTGCAGGTGCGTCGGATGCTGGAGCCTCAGGCCACGGCGCTGGCCGCGGTGCGCGTCAGCGATGCAGACATCGCCGCACTGCAGGGGTGTATAGACCGGACCGTCGAGGAGATGGGGGTCGAGGACTTCATCACCTTGGACATGGAGTTCCACCGGCGCATCATCGACCTGGTCGGCAACCCGGTGCTGTCGATGCTGTTGGAGATCCTCGCCGGGCGGACGGTGCGCACCCGGGTCCTGCGCGGAACCCGGATCGCCGACGCCCAGGAGGTGATCCGTCGCGAGCACCAGGCGATCCTCGACGCCCTGATCCTGCGGGATCCCCAGCTGGCGGCGGCGGCGGCCGCCATGCATGTCGCCGGCGTCGAACGGTGGGCCGCGGAACAGGCGGCACTCTCCGGCGGCGCCGCATAG
- a CDS encoding ABC transporter permease, whose amino-acid sequence MNHNVSTLATGPRVPRPRLHRLRDFALVPAILALVVAGAFVDPVFLSPENVINVLQQQTELALVVLAEAIVLISGRFDLSLESTVGLAPALAIGLVVPAVNGGLGTELPPGLALVLCLLVGLLIGAFNGLLILKFRLSAFIVTLGMLIVLRGLQVGITGGKTLFEVPSSFSYLGSTTWLGLPASIWIAGVAFGVGITVLGYFRSGRALYAIGGNADAARSGGIRIDRVVWTTLIVAGMLAALAGVLMTGRLGSVAAAQGQGMIFTVFAAAVIGGVSLDGGKGTLFGALCGVIVLGLINNILTLAGVSAEWIQAIYGAIILTALVLARVTSGKAQD is encoded by the coding sequence ATGAACCACAACGTGAGCACCCTGGCGACCGGACCCCGCGTCCCGAGACCGCGTCTGCACCGCCTGCGAGACTTCGCGCTCGTACCCGCGATCCTCGCCCTCGTCGTCGCGGGCGCGTTCGTCGACCCGGTGTTCCTGTCCCCTGAAAACGTGATCAACGTACTGCAGCAACAGACCGAACTGGCACTGGTCGTACTCGCCGAAGCGATCGTGCTGATATCGGGCCGGTTCGACCTGTCGCTGGAGTCGACGGTCGGCCTCGCACCGGCGCTGGCCATCGGCCTTGTCGTACCCGCCGTCAACGGCGGCCTGGGAACCGAACTGCCGCCGGGTCTGGCGCTGGTCCTGTGCCTGCTCGTCGGGCTCCTGATCGGAGCGTTCAACGGACTGTTGATCCTGAAGTTCCGGCTGTCCGCGTTCATCGTGACCCTCGGCATGCTCATCGTGCTCCGCGGCCTTCAGGTCGGCATCACCGGCGGCAAGACACTCTTTGAAGTGCCCTCCTCGTTCAGCTACCTGGGCAGCACCACCTGGCTGGGACTACCGGCGTCGATCTGGATCGCGGGCGTGGCCTTCGGCGTCGGCATCACCGTCCTCGGGTACTTCCGCAGCGGCCGGGCCCTGTACGCCATCGGCGGCAACGCCGACGCGGCCCGCTCCGGCGGCATCCGCATCGACCGGGTGGTGTGGACCACTCTCATCGTCGCGGGCATGCTCGCCGCCCTCGCGGGCGTGCTGATGACAGGTCGGCTCGGTTCCGTCGCCGCCGCCCAGGGCCAGGGCATGATCTTCACCGTGTTCGCCGCGGCCGTCATCGGCGGAGTCAGCCTCGACGGCGGCAAGGGCACGCTCTTCGGGGCCCTGTGCGGCGTCATCGTCCTGGGCCTGATCAACAACATCCTCACCCTTGCCGGTGTCTCCGCCGAATGGATCCAGGCGATCTACGGCGCGATCATCCTCACCGCACTGGTACTGGCGCGCGTCACCAGTGGGAAAGCCCAGGACTAG
- a CDS encoding glycosyl hydrolase family 95 catalytic domain-containing protein, with the protein MTIPSLPSDAAGPARRTPSRRSMLKAAGVAGAAMTLGGLRAFDAQARVAGPAALSLVPEAQATRLWYPTPAAESAIITQGLPVGNGRIGGLIGGDPSRDFLWLTDTTLWTGGLNASLGGDGQFPYDSASFGTFTMLAKAYVSVPAHTIGAISGYQRALDLSNGIVTTSYTYQGVTYRREMFASYPDDVIVIRLTQTGGGSYTGSVSLNGMHGETTTADGTTRTASFSATLSNGLRYAAAVTAAGTGGTAATSGNTVTFTGCSEVVVVVSGGTNYTPDAAAAFKNAALDPWAVAVSKATTAKNIAGATLLATHTGDYQALHDTVTVNLGVSSATQTSKDTWARLQARASSGIPDPELEASYLHFGRYLAITSSRGSVPTNLQGMWIDRPDPDWMSDYHTNINLQMNYWLADRAGLAPTFMALADYCVSQLSSWTTQTQRFFNDSRNRYRNSNGRIAGWTVATSANIYGGLGWDWNAPGNAWLCMNLWEHYQYTNDAAYLNKIYPLLKGAVQFWEARLITTTVNGATVLIDDTDWSPEHGPYVKGVTYAQELVWALFDLYRKASAALGRDVAYAQTIAGLQNQLYLPVVSPTTGWLEEWMSPDNLGETQHRHLSPLVGLFPGDRITADGSPAALLTGVRNLLTARGEGGYGWATAWRSVCWARLKDSAKAYQMLMVNLRPSINGSAGTSQNFFDIYGGGSKPIFEIDSNFGTPTAMVEMLLYSRPGLIELLPALPGAWAASGSATGLGARGGFTVDLAWQNGKVTTATIRSTTGTATTVKAGTWSQQISLQPGQSVTVTPTSTPTPGRIPQSQLSVRYVDSQETSGENAPGTNVLDGNPATFWHTQWSGANPTPPHEIQLDLGASYSVTNLYYLPRQNMANGRIANYEVYVSTDGTTWGTAVKTGTFANNTTEQAATFTAKTGRYVRLRALSEVNGNPWTSIAELNVGTG; encoded by the coding sequence ATGACCATCCCCTCACTGCCGTCCGATGCCGCCGGCCCGGCCCGGCGAACGCCGTCGCGCCGATCGATGTTGAAGGCAGCCGGCGTGGCCGGTGCCGCCATGACACTCGGCGGACTGCGGGCCTTCGACGCCCAGGCCCGAGTGGCCGGACCCGCTGCGCTGTCGCTGGTCCCGGAGGCGCAGGCGACGAGACTGTGGTACCCGACCCCGGCCGCCGAGTCGGCGATCATCACCCAGGGCCTGCCCGTCGGCAACGGTCGCATCGGTGGCCTGATCGGCGGGGACCCGTCGCGGGACTTCCTGTGGCTGACCGACACCACGCTGTGGACCGGCGGCCTCAACGCGTCGCTGGGCGGGGACGGGCAGTTCCCGTACGACAGCGCGAGTTTCGGCACCTTCACGATGCTGGCCAAGGCATACGTCTCCGTACCGGCGCACACGATCGGCGCGATCAGCGGCTACCAGCGGGCCCTCGACCTGAGCAACGGCATCGTGACCACGTCCTACACGTACCAGGGTGTGACGTACCGGCGGGAGATGTTCGCCAGCTACCCCGACGACGTGATCGTGATCCGCCTGACCCAGACCGGCGGTGGGTCCTACACCGGCTCGGTCAGCCTCAACGGGATGCACGGCGAGACGACCACCGCCGACGGGACCACCAGGACCGCCTCCTTCTCCGCCACCCTGTCCAACGGCCTGCGGTACGCCGCCGCCGTCACCGCTGCGGGCACCGGCGGAACGGCCGCGACGAGCGGTAACACCGTGACCTTCACCGGCTGCTCCGAGGTGGTTGTCGTCGTGTCCGGTGGCACGAACTACACGCCGGACGCCGCTGCGGCGTTCAAGAACGCGGCCCTGGACCCCTGGGCCGTCGCGGTGTCCAAGGCGACCACGGCGAAGAACATCGCCGGCGCGACGTTGCTGGCCACCCACACCGGCGACTACCAGGCCCTGCACGACACGGTCACCGTCAACCTCGGCGTGTCCTCGGCGACCCAGACATCCAAGGACACCTGGGCGAGACTGCAGGCGCGCGCGTCCTCCGGCATTCCCGACCCGGAGCTGGAGGCCAGCTACCTGCACTTCGGCCGCTACCTCGCGATCACCTCCTCGCGCGGCAGTGTCCCCACGAACCTGCAGGGCATGTGGATCGACCGCCCCGACCCGGACTGGATGAGCGACTACCACACCAACATCAACCTGCAGATGAACTACTGGCTCGCCGACCGCGCCGGCCTGGCCCCGACGTTCATGGCGCTGGCCGACTACTGCGTGTCCCAGCTGTCGTCGTGGACCACCCAGACGCAGCGCTTCTTCAACGACTCCCGCAACCGCTACCGCAACTCCAACGGCCGGATCGCCGGCTGGACCGTGGCCACCTCCGCCAACATCTACGGTGGCCTGGGCTGGGACTGGAACGCGCCAGGCAACGCCTGGCTGTGCATGAACCTGTGGGAGCACTACCAGTACACGAACGACGCGGCCTACCTGAACAAGATCTATCCGCTGCTCAAGGGCGCCGTCCAGTTCTGGGAGGCCCGGCTGATCACCACCACCGTCAACGGGGCAACGGTCCTCATCGACGACACCGACTGGTCCCCGGAACACGGCCCGTACGTCAAGGGCGTCACCTACGCCCAGGAACTCGTCTGGGCCCTGTTCGACCTCTACCGCAAAGCCAGCGCGGCCCTGGGCCGCGACGTCGCCTACGCGCAGACCATCGCCGGCCTGCAGAACCAGCTCTACCTGCCCGTCGTCAGCCCCACCACCGGCTGGCTCGAGGAGTGGATGTCCCCGGACAACCTCGGCGAGACCCAGCACCGGCACCTGTCCCCGCTCGTGGGCCTGTTCCCAGGCGACCGGATCACGGCCGACGGCAGCCCGGCGGCACTGCTCACCGGCGTGCGCAACCTGCTCACCGCCCGGGGCGAGGGCGGCTACGGTTGGGCCACGGCATGGCGGTCCGTCTGCTGGGCCAGGCTCAAGGACTCCGCCAAGGCCTATCAGATGCTGATGGTCAACCTGCGGCCGTCGATCAACGGCAGCGCCGGCACCTCGCAGAACTTCTTCGACATCTACGGCGGCGGCAGCAAGCCCATTTTCGAGATCGACTCCAATTTCGGTACCCCCACGGCCATGGTCGAGATGCTCCTCTACAGCCGCCCCGGCCTGATCGAACTCCTCCCCGCCCTCCCCGGTGCCTGGGCCGCGTCCGGCAGCGCGACCGGCCTCGGCGCACGCGGTGGCTTCACCGTCGACCTGGCGTGGCAGAACGGGAAGGTCACCACCGCGACGATCCGCAGCACCACCGGCACCGCGACCACGGTGAAGGCGGGGACCTGGAGCCAGCAGATCAGCCTCCAGCCCGGGCAGTCCGTCACGGTCACCCCGACGTCCACGCCCACGCCCGGCCGGATCCCGCAGTCGCAGCTGTCCGTCCGCTACGTGGACAGCCAGGAAACCTCCGGCGAGAACGCGCCGGGCACGAACGTGCTCGACGGCAACCCCGCCACGTTCTGGCACACCCAGTGGTCGGGGGCCAACCCGACGCCGCCGCACGAGATCCAGCTCGACCTCGGCGCCAGCTACTCGGTGACCAACCTGTACTACCTGCCCCGGCAGAACATGGCCAACGGCCGGATCGCCAACTACGAGGTGTACGTCTCCACCGACGGCACCACCTGGGGCACAGCGGTGAAGACCGGCACCTTCGCCAACAACACCACCGAACAGGCCGCCACCTTCACAGCCAAGACCGGCCGCTACGTGCGGCTGCGTGCCCTGAGCGAGGTCAACGGCAACCCGTGGACCTCCATCGCCGAACTCAACGTCGGCACCGGATAG
- a CDS encoding sugar ABC transporter ATP-binding protein produces the protein MTPSTHAASAPTHVPVAEARNVTKRYAGTVALDDAGIVVHAGRTHALVGRNGAGKSTMVSILTGLQRPDDGLVTFDGAPAPALSDRDGWRRRVACVYQKSTIIPSLSVAENLLLNRQSVRGPIRWGALRRRATDLLDQYDVPVDPRALAGDLTVEQCQMVEIARALSFGARFIVLDEPTAQLDGAAIAGLFQRMRDLQSQGVTFLFISHHLQEIYEVCQDVTVYRDARHVLTTPVADLPATGLVEAMTGEGRRVNGHTAARRIDEAAFAALEVSDLTLPGHYTDVSLRVRVGEIVGLAGGGGSGKAAVAETIAGLRRATHGAVRASGLEVMPGDVREALDMGIGFVPQDRNREGLVSSMSVAENATLTIAHEFGPAGFIPPRRRRALAERMIGDLAIKTDGPDQPVGTLSGGNAQKVVMARALASAPRALVLIGPTAGVDVRSKEFLLGVVAETASRGTGVVMVSDELDDLRLCDRVLVMVKGHIVREMSRGWADADLVAAMEGVLGR, from the coding sequence ATGACCCCGTCGACCCACGCCGCCTCGGCGCCGACGCACGTCCCGGTCGCCGAGGCCCGCAATGTCACCAAACGCTACGCGGGCACCGTGGCGCTCGACGACGCCGGCATCGTCGTCCACGCCGGGCGCACCCACGCTCTCGTCGGGCGCAACGGGGCCGGCAAATCCACCATGGTGTCGATCCTCACCGGGCTGCAGCGTCCAGACGACGGCCTGGTCACCTTTGACGGCGCACCCGCCCCGGCGCTGTCCGACCGCGACGGCTGGCGCCGGCGCGTCGCCTGCGTGTACCAGAAGTCGACCATCATCCCGTCACTGTCGGTCGCCGAGAACCTGCTGCTCAACCGTCAGTCGGTGCGCGGCCCGATCCGCTGGGGGGCGCTGCGCCGTCGTGCCACGGATCTGCTCGACCAGTACGACGTGCCCGTCGACCCGCGCGCGCTCGCCGGGGACCTGACCGTCGAACAGTGCCAGATGGTCGAGATCGCCCGGGCGCTGTCGTTCGGGGCCCGGTTCATCGTCCTGGACGAGCCCACCGCCCAACTCGACGGCGCGGCCATCGCCGGCCTGTTCCAACGCATGCGGGATCTGCAGAGCCAGGGGGTGACGTTCCTGTTCATCTCCCACCACCTCCAGGAGATCTACGAGGTGTGCCAGGACGTCACCGTCTACCGTGACGCCCGCCATGTCCTGACCACTCCCGTGGCGGACCTGCCGGCCACGGGCCTCGTGGAGGCCATGACCGGCGAGGGACGGCGCGTCAACGGACACACGGCCGCGCGCCGCATCGACGAAGCCGCCTTCGCCGCACTCGAGGTGTCGGACCTGACACTGCCGGGGCACTACACGGACGTGTCCCTGAGAGTCCGCGTCGGGGAGATCGTCGGACTCGCCGGTGGCGGAGGCAGTGGCAAGGCGGCCGTGGCCGAAACGATCGCCGGACTGCGCCGCGCCACCCACGGCGCTGTCCGGGCGAGCGGCTTGGAGGTCATGCCCGGCGATGTCCGGGAAGCGCTGGACATGGGCATCGGGTTCGTGCCGCAGGACCGCAACCGCGAGGGGCTCGTCTCGTCGATGTCCGTCGCCGAGAACGCCACGCTGACCATCGCCCACGAGTTCGGCCCGGCCGGATTCATCCCGCCCCGGCGCCGGCGTGCCCTGGCCGAGCGGATGATCGGCGACCTCGCCATCAAGACCGACGGACCCGACCAACCCGTCGGAACACTGTCCGGGGGAAACGCCCAGAAGGTGGTCATGGCGCGAGCCCTGGCCAGTGCGCCCCGCGCACTGGTGCTGATCGGGCCCACCGCCGGTGTGGACGTGCGCTCGAAGGAGTTCCTCCTCGGAGTGGTCGCCGAGACCGCCAGCCGGGGTACCGGAGTCGTCATGGTGTCCGACGAACTCGACGACCTGCGTTTGTGCGATCGGGTACTGGTGATGGTCAAAGGGCACATCGTCAGGGAAATGTCACGCGGCTGGGCGGACGCCGACCTCGTGGCCGCGATGGAAGGCGTACTCGGGCGATGA
- a CDS encoding mandelate racemase/muconate lactonizing enzyme family protein, giving the protein MATPSVFDATDIDRDSAVQVESVRTVLLSAVYPPGEELTWVGGVIRSWDAALVEVTLSDGTTGLGEVGAGIMAARAVPGIVEELSRYLVGVPLAHPVRVGDHLRDHTAFWSRGGLTSGAIGALETACVDAVAKRLGVPAHALLGGTVREKIEVYASGGLGTTFEHIKDWAHQQVAAGLRTVKFRAMRDPATTIALLDFVVPSLPARTRFVLDAVQGCASTPWAIRDCVLVGEAVAAHGGRWYEEPCRAENVAGYVTVRAALPVAISGVESHGTFEQFRELITAGGVDIAQPDVTFVGGFRAFHAVADLAAAHGVDCVPHVWGSGVTLMANLHASLSHANVRLFEYCTLPNPLRDALLVSPPDLRDGMLATPTAPGLGVRLTPQLEDAFPFQPGAGHVIR; this is encoded by the coding sequence ATGGCTACCCCATCCGTGTTCGACGCAACGGACATCGACAGAGATTCGGCTGTTCAGGTCGAATCGGTACGTACCGTGCTGCTGTCGGCCGTCTATCCGCCGGGCGAGGAGCTCACCTGGGTCGGCGGAGTGATCCGCTCCTGGGACGCGGCCCTCGTGGAGGTCACGCTGTCCGACGGCACGACCGGCCTGGGCGAGGTCGGGGCCGGCATCATGGCGGCCCGCGCCGTGCCCGGCATCGTCGAGGAGCTCAGCCGGTACCTGGTGGGCGTGCCGCTGGCCCACCCGGTGCGCGTCGGGGACCACCTGCGGGACCACACGGCCTTCTGGTCCCGCGGTGGCCTGACGTCCGGCGCCATCGGCGCGCTGGAGACCGCGTGCGTGGACGCGGTGGCCAAACGTCTGGGGGTGCCCGCCCACGCGCTGCTGGGCGGCACCGTGCGGGAGAAGATCGAGGTCTACGCCAGCGGCGGACTCGGAACCACCTTCGAGCACATCAAGGACTGGGCCCACCAGCAGGTCGCCGCCGGCCTCAGGACCGTGAAATTCCGGGCGATGCGCGACCCCGCGACCACGATCGCGCTCCTGGACTTCGTCGTACCGAGCCTGCCCGCCCGCACCAGATTCGTGCTCGACGCGGTGCAGGGGTGCGCGTCGACACCGTGGGCGATCCGCGACTGTGTCCTGGTCGGCGAGGCCGTGGCCGCGCACGGGGGTCGCTGGTACGAGGAGCCCTGCCGGGCGGAGAACGTCGCCGGCTACGTGACTGTCCGCGCGGCGCTGCCGGTGGCGATCTCCGGCGTGGAATCGCACGGAACGTTCGAACAGTTCCGCGAACTCATCACGGCCGGCGGCGTGGACATCGCCCAGCCCGACGTCACCTTCGTCGGTGGCTTCCGCGCGTTCCATGCCGTGGCCGACCTCGCCGCGGCCCACGGCGTGGACTGCGTCCCCCACGTGTGGGGCAGCGGAGTGACGCTCATGGCCAACCTGCACGCGTCGCTGAGCCACGCGAACGTCCGACTGTTCGAGTACTGCACCCTGCCCAACCCGCTCCGCGACGCGCTGCTCGTCTCGCCTCCGGACCTGCGCGACGGAATGCTGGCCACGCCCACCGCGCCCGGGCTGGGAGTGCGCCTGACCCCGCAGCTCGAGGACGCCTTTCCCTTCCAGCCGGGGGCGGGCCATGTCATCCGCTGA
- a CDS encoding sugar ABC transporter substrate-binding protein, whose translation MNSRISTVAALLCLATVSATATACGSSSPAAGVAKNPQIGVDLPRSDSDFWNSYAKYVPQYANELGINLMNPTNSQNDVAKQAANAQAMASQGAKAIVLAPHDTAAISSTLQVLAQKKIPVVAVDTRPDQGNVFMVVRANNRAYGEKACRFLGDKLGGKGKVIEFQGALTSINGRDRSEAFADCLTKNYPGITLFAEPTDWDGAKAAAALQTRLAQHPDIKGIYMQAGGVFLAPTLQVLKQKNLLVPPGDSRHISIVSNDGIPQEFAAIRRGDIDATVSQPADLYAKWALIYAKAALDGKKFTTGPTDHNSTIVDVGNGTLEDQLDAPLVNAANVDEPTLWGNKVGT comes from the coding sequence ATGAACTCACGAATCAGTACCGTCGCGGCACTCTTATGCCTGGCTACGGTCTCAGCGACAGCGACGGCCTGCGGAAGCTCCTCGCCAGCCGCCGGAGTGGCCAAGAACCCGCAGATCGGTGTCGACCTGCCCCGGTCAGACTCCGACTTCTGGAACTCCTACGCCAAGTACGTCCCGCAGTACGCGAACGAGCTGGGCATCAACCTGATGAATCCCACCAACTCGCAGAACGACGTGGCCAAGCAGGCCGCCAACGCTCAGGCCATGGCCAGCCAGGGGGCCAAGGCGATCGTGCTGGCCCCGCACGACACCGCCGCGATCTCGTCCACACTGCAGGTGCTCGCCCAGAAGAAGATCCCGGTGGTGGCGGTGGACACCCGTCCCGACCAGGGCAACGTCTTCATGGTCGTGCGCGCCAACAACCGGGCCTACGGGGAAAAGGCGTGCAGGTTCCTCGGCGACAAGCTCGGCGGCAAGGGCAAGGTGATCGAGTTCCAGGGGGCTCTGACCTCGATCAACGGCCGTGACCGGTCCGAGGCGTTCGCCGACTGCCTCACGAAGAACTACCCCGGGATCACCCTGTTCGCCGAACCCACCGACTGGGACGGGGCCAAGGCCGCTGCGGCCCTGCAGACACGACTGGCCCAGCACCCCGACATCAAGGGCATCTACATGCAGGCCGGCGGCGTGTTCCTCGCCCCCACACTGCAGGTCCTCAAGCAGAAGAACCTCCTGGTACCGCCGGGCGACTCCCGGCACATCTCGATCGTGTCCAACGACGGCATCCCGCAGGAGTTCGCCGCCATCCGCCGCGGCGACATCGACGCGACCGTCTCCCAGCCCGCGGACCTGTACGCGAAGTGGGCACTGATCTACGCCAAGGCGGCCCTGGACGGCAAGAAGTTCACCACGGGCCCGACCGACCACAACTCCACGATCGTCGACGTCGGCAACGGCACCCTCGAAGACCAGCTCGACGCGCCGCTGGTCAACGCCGCGAACGTCGACGAGCCGACGCTCTGGGGCAACAAGGTCGGCACATGA
- the xylA gene encoding xylose isomerase, translating to MSLAGLGHDPYQPTSADRFSFGLWTVGWQGRDPFGDAVRPALDPVEAVHRLAEIGAYGVTFHDDDLIPFGSEPAARDKHVTRFRDALDSTGLVVPMATTNLFSHPVFKDGGFTANNRDIRRYALAKVMRNIDLAAELGARTYVLWGGREGAESDAAKDIRTALDRYKEAVDILCDYLLSSGYDMRLALEPKPNEPRGDLLLPTIGHVIAFIDRLEHPDMVGVNPGVGHEQMAGMNVVHGIAQALWSGKLFHIDLNGRHGARRDQDLRFGAGDVKRAFFLVDLLETGGYTGPRHFDVRPPRTEDMTGVWESAAGCMRNYRILRAKAAAFRADPEVAYAYAAARADQLALPTLGAGESLDDLRSHAFGRFDVRAAAAQGCGYERLDQLATEHLLGVR from the coding sequence CTGAGCCTGGCGGGGTTGGGCCACGACCCCTACCAGCCGACCTCGGCGGACCGGTTCAGCTTCGGCCTGTGGACCGTGGGCTGGCAGGGCCGCGACCCGTTCGGCGACGCCGTCCGACCCGCACTCGACCCGGTCGAGGCCGTGCACCGCCTGGCCGAGATCGGGGCCTACGGCGTCACGTTCCACGACGACGACCTGATCCCCTTCGGGTCCGAACCCGCGGCGCGCGACAAGCACGTCACCCGGTTCCGGGATGCACTCGACTCCACCGGTCTGGTGGTGCCCATGGCGACGACGAACCTGTTCAGCCATCCCGTGTTCAAGGACGGCGGCTTCACCGCGAACAACCGCGACATCCGCCGGTACGCCCTGGCCAAGGTCATGCGCAACATCGACCTCGCCGCCGAGCTCGGCGCGCGCACGTACGTCCTGTGGGGCGGGCGCGAAGGAGCCGAGTCCGACGCTGCCAAGGACATCCGGACCGCACTCGACCGGTACAAGGAGGCCGTCGACATCCTCTGCGACTACCTGCTCAGCAGCGGGTACGACATGCGCCTGGCCCTGGAGCCCAAGCCGAACGAGCCCCGCGGCGACCTGCTGCTGCCCACGATCGGCCACGTGATCGCGTTCATCGACCGGCTCGAACACCCCGACATGGTCGGCGTGAACCCCGGGGTCGGCCACGAGCAGATGGCGGGCATGAACGTGGTGCACGGGATCGCCCAGGCGCTGTGGAGCGGCAAGCTCTTCCACATCGACCTCAACGGCCGGCACGGTGCCCGCCGCGACCAGGACCTGCGCTTCGGGGCCGGCGACGTGAAGAGAGCTTTCTTCCTGGTGGACCTGCTGGAGACCGGCGGGTACACCGGCCCGAGGCACTTCGACGTCAGACCACCCCGCACCGAGGACATGACCGGGGTGTGGGAATCGGCGGCCGGCTGCATGCGCAACTACCGCATCCTCAGGGCGAAGGCCGCCGCGTTCCGGGCCGATCCCGAGGTCGCCTACGCGTACGCGGCGGCGCGGGCCGACCAACTCGCCCTGCCGACCCTGGGAGCCGGCGAATCCCTCGACGACCTGCGATCACACGCTTTCGGACGCTTCGACGTGCGGGCCGCCGCCGCCCAGGGCTGCGGCTACGAGCGCCTCGACCAGCTCGCGACAGAACACCTGCTCGGCGTCCGCTGA
- a CDS encoding RraA family protein: protein MSSAEIAAGTREAFRSRAGDERLTSPMISDALDAIGLRAQVVAADLLPLLPGTRAFGVAATVQFAPTCEDPDDPYADAISFIDSLQAGELVVVATDNSHRSAFWGELFSAAALGHGVTGVITDGCLRDTPKIAGLNFPAFSRARQPADFRARMRVTGSRLPVVLGGVTIRPGDLVLADDDGVVVIPYDVAHDVLDRARARARAETTVLAELLAGETLRGVWDRHGIL from the coding sequence ATGTCATCCGCTGAGATCGCCGCCGGTACGCGCGAAGCATTTCGGTCCCGCGCGGGCGACGAACGCCTGACCAGCCCGATGATCTCCGACGCGCTCGACGCGATCGGGCTTCGCGCCCAGGTGGTGGCCGCCGATCTCCTGCCGCTACTGCCGGGCACCCGGGCGTTCGGCGTCGCGGCCACCGTGCAGTTCGCGCCCACCTGCGAGGACCCGGACGATCCGTACGCCGACGCCATCTCCTTCATCGACTCCCTACAGGCCGGTGAGCTTGTCGTAGTGGCGACTGACAACAGTCACCGGTCCGCCTTCTGGGGTGAGCTGTTCAGCGCCGCCGCACTCGGCCACGGCGTCACCGGCGTCATCACCGACGGCTGCCTGCGGGACACCCCGAAGATCGCCGGCCTCAACTTTCCGGCCTTCTCCCGCGCCCGTCAGCCAGCCGACTTCAGGGCCCGAATGCGCGTCACCGGCAGCAGGCTGCCCGTGGTCCTCGGAGGGGTGACCATCCGCCCCGGCGACCTCGTCCTCGCCGACGACGACGGCGTCGTCGTCATCCCGTACGACGTCGCCCACGACGTGCTGGACCGCGCCAGGGCCCGCGCCCGGGCCGAGACCACGGTCCTCGCCGAACTCCTCGCGGGCGAAACCCTCCGCGGCGTCTGGGACCGCCACGGCATCCTCTGA